From Anopheles darlingi chromosome 2, idAnoDarlMG_H_01, whole genome shotgun sequence, the proteins below share one genomic window:
- the LOC125950052 gene encoding protein-lysine N-methyltransferase EEF2KMT: MKTKDHSVASSSSSSSQGAPVDTQLRAVAKQFLCCTPVRTIQWNELLEGLTWEAQERLLDATVDHPLVLRYPLSIEYQVAFLKRLLTDLAAMNVEPHDRMYERYCAMMQAPPPTDLPLDDPSIGLSYKHYELPQGQGVISLKESGAFVSDGTTGLCSWQAAKALCEHISNNRDDFQGRNILELGSGVGLAGIYLAKCFEPSIIVMSDCHSSVLGALRDNVQLNFPNAATVDCDNPLVSLLLDSGNTLIGVMELDWQCVSASNLSQLIEPDVIVAADIVYDHTLFPALLTTLNYIFCLSNNRCKFVLACTERNQDTLSEFLQLLITAKFRINEESISPSRHFHWDSSASNIRIFTISRS, translated from the exons atgaaaacgaaGGACCACTCGGtagcctcatcatcatcatcgtcgtcgcaagGTGCACCAGTAGACACGCAGCTCAGGGCCGTAGCTAAGCAGTTCTTGTGCTGCACTCCGGTACGAACGATCCAGTGGAAT GAATTGTTAGAGGGTCTAACCTGGGAAGCCCAGGAGCGGTTGCTGGACGCAACGGTTGATCATCCGCTGGTGCTACGGTACCCGCTAAGCATCGAGTATCAGGTAGCGTTTCTGAAGCGGCTCTTGACCGATCTGGCCGCGATGAACGTGGAACCGCACGATCGCATGTACGAGCGGTACTGTGCAATGATGCAGGCTCCACCTCCTACCGATCTGCCCCTGGACGATCCGTCGATCGGGCTTAGCTACAAGCACTACGAGCTGCCGCAAGGGCAAGGCGTCATTTCGCTCAAGGAATCGGGAGCATTCGTGTCCGATGGTACGACCGGCCTCTGCAGCTGGCAAGCGGCGAAGGCACTGTGCGAGCACATCAGCAACAATCGGGATGACTTTCAGGGACGGAACATTCTGGAGCTCGGTTCGGGCGTCGGGCTGGCCGGGATCTATCTCGCCAAGTGTTTCGAACCTTCGATCATCGTAATGTCCGATTGTCACAGTTCGGTGCTGGGAGCGTTGCGTGACAATGTTCAGCTCAACTTTCCGAATGCGGCCACGGTGGATTGTGATAATCCGCTCGTGAGTCTGCTACTGGACAGCGGCAACACGCTGATCGGTGTGATGGAGCTCGACTGGCAGTGTGTCAGTGCCTCGAACCTGTCGCAGCTAATCGAACCGGACGTGATCGTGGCGGCGGACATCGTCTACGATCATACGCTGTTCCCGGCCCTTCTCACGACCCTCAACTATATCTTCTGCCTATCGAACAATCGGTGCAAGTTCGTGCTGGCCTGCACCGAGCGCAATCAGGATACGCTAAGCGAGTTTCTGCAGCTGCTGA TCACGGCAAAGTTTCGCATCAACGAGGAGTCGATTTCCCCATCGCGTCACTTTCATTGGGACAGCAGTGCATCTAATATTCGCATTTTCACGATATCACGCAGTTGA
- the LOC125950048 gene encoding transmembrane and ubiquitin-like domain-containing protein 2 — protein sequence MLPFLDETDELFNYWILRALLLVVLYLAWRSTYVREDRPSAQDAVLAIENNLRRLNTLPLRRLNTQHNVTTIILRSSSQQSNISNVTETEGLDLENDSIASSIDNITQSILTEASESATGLDLSDTEGYPSVVRPAVVDTFHDAGPEEIIRQMDATDQDVASHHSTPTDIAGSASSSELRQRRRPPTAGNEPSGPDLPERADAANGMGTVTTDNTAGSAVKPIRIKLKYLNDDSKLVEGNLNEGIGEFKRRNFTLELAAQKLVRLVFNGHVLQPDTKTLAACGLFDNCVVHCLIHNQKSSLNGGDRQQDGGTVSGDNRFHIAAGDSVNDGGNEGNENADNRDTNGHPNESTRSRTRYGTYFIHIGTLAVTALILYGWYCRFHYGHLFNMSSTIGLIATTTTFLIMMPTIILADSNTPN from the exons ATGTTGCCCTTCTTGGACGAGACGGACGAGCTGTTCAACTATTGGATTTTGAGGGCTTTGCTACTGGTCGTGCTCTATCTGGCTTGGCGCTCTACCTACGTCAGAGAGGATCGTCCCAGCGCGCAAGATGCGGTACTGGCGATCGAGAACAACTTGCGCCGTTTGAACACGCTCCCCTTGCGCCGCTTGAATACGCAGCATAACGTGACAACGATTATTC TGCGCAGCTCATCACAGCAATCCAACATCTCCAACGTCACGGAAACGGAGGGTCTTGATCTCGAGAACGACAGCATAGCCTCCTCGATCGACAATATCACACAGTCTATTTTGACCGAGGCTTCCGAATCGGCCACCGGCCTCGATCTTAGTGATACCGAGGGTTACCCAAGTGTTGTGCGACCCGCCGTCGTTGATACATTTCACGACGCGGGGCCGGAAGAAATCATTCGTCAGATGGATGCCACCGATCAGGACGTTGCGAGCCACCACTCTACCCCCACTGACATAGCAGGATCGGCTTCGTCCAGTGAACTCCGGCAACGGAGGCGTCCCCCTACGGCTGGAAACGAACCTAGTGGGCCAGATTTGCCGGAACGTGCTGACGCTGCAAATGGTATGGGAACTGTGACCACCGATAACACTGCGGGCAGCGCCGTGAAGCCGATTCGGATCAAGCTCAAATATCTGAACGATGATTCCAAGCTCGTAGAAGGCAATCTGAACGAGGGTATTGGTGAATTTAAGCGACGCAACTTTACGCTCGAACTGGCTGCCCAAAAGCTGGTGCGGCTCGTGTTCAACGGGCACGTGCTGCAGCCGGACACCAAAACGCTGGCCGCTTGTGGGTTATTTGATAATTGTGTGGTTCACTGTTTGATACACAATCAGAAATCTTCGTTAAACGGTGGTGACCGGCAGCAAGATGGCGGTACGGTAAGCGGAGACAACCGCTTCCATATCGCAGCTGGTGATAGTGTAAACGATGGTGGCAACGAAGGCAATGAGAATGCGGATAATCGCGATACGAATGGTCATCCCAACGAAAGCACACGATCGCGAACGCGCTACGGAACATACTTTATTCACATCGGTACGCTGGCGGTAACGGCTCTCATACTGTATGGCTGGTATTGCCGCTTTCACTACGGCCATCTGTTCAATATGAGCTCTACCATCGGGCTtattgctaccaccaccacctttctcATTATGATGCCAACGATCATTCTCGCTGATAGCAATACACCAAACTAA
- the LOC125950016 gene encoding uncharacterized protein LOC125950016, giving the protein MGTVSYGEPELRNAFDRFSLWILSQYLSTKNSVKLVSGAKIQEKLRNHLVALIVSEAGVATELHLLEHHLTKRQYEQASSRILSDDDNAYTSCAYFDLKPPTTVHCYVSIGGEFVIPDKPVMKSVAIDLAFLQLIPSNVRSVISSIRELPDTKTKCAYDRMFSNGKTLRQQLQDAIGLQKYTTGNATPESRLYFIEALPTCGIQLDALAAAFATDESASAPLGLLIVRQGSLEGINRYIKKNCVEREEDVTSSTWVLISDVVPFEAPFPTHATVHEVAYLQDYGLVFWLRSKGDRKTAILQHFTVGPLRELDVVPPANGWFNVLTANETSGCTTYLRSLQSTSQRTDFFRAIAHWDASEAIDLLLQRTNAHAEKDHFDDKLCALFGATAEDERFAVRNGQLLLLIDHATEDCCSRAMIESLIKWLNIVDHATSRRLTVWIVGDDQLWEAIVTHSNHTPIRHSMPSLNEQEQRECLSTLLQTECITDVDSMLRYATESNCRQYGERLRGNVFFLAALAEAFEHTKSLQPASCSWIELMERFIWNHLAAAADSERLIDLEKQCFRKVAGNIDRTSPIDVDRRFYKHQTLLQFLATCYLYRHPEKIDVVAYHAVDKDMFDQLLFRHSALALAVLRQDIEQVRNMVDQGFPDSLLSHTDHLQRNLLHIIRESVEIADLLLNTNAFELEQRCPQLNNWTPLEMMDDREDWPIVDRFLAKGASVSATNTLKLQTMPPSRLSEVFNVCISNNCVALMEWILQNRPDYQISQYDLYCLSVYQEFDRNLTMRLLTLAKEQRLPEREPIPYRFIWDNSALDNAVGDWRYELAAYLVEHLAFEPTEEFRRLEAATSAEMKGEEAYELLNQLYDRGLLCEMYRLIEEKQLDSTNLFIRVASRGDLAVVQTLFENFGLAKRLLDDENDHGQRALVEAQQNDHQEVVRYLKEVCGVILDATEERNHQLDAAAEDFESIMALGLEELRQCRNDYTQRFEYGESFLHYYIRNNDAPDEAVFRYLLSRYDTVDIRCQGETVLHTALLCGNELCVRLLIEQGSDVYATKEKEQLTSLHFAAMSGKQPLIDQLIVRYGFDVNVRDQKGRTIAFYLPTCHRLFRHLIDRHKLDVFRSDYEGFTMLHDSVLSDSYFAMLKVEFVLRELRFPQTLTDSNGRLALHCAVQKGSPSMVALLLKYRSDLFHVPDNDGMSAMQLAQSMNLQHVTRLFQSLQSL; this is encoded by the exons ATGGGTACAGTTTCTTACGGTGAACCAGAATTGCGAAatgcgttcgatcgattttcgctTTGGATTTTATCACA aTACTTGTCCACCAAGAACAGTGTGAAGCTAGTATCGGGTGCAAAGATACAGGAAAAGCTAAGGAATCATCTTGTTGCGCTTATCGTGAGTGAAGCTGGTGTCGCAACGGAGCTTCATCTACTGGAACATCATCTTACCAAGCGGCAATATGAGCAAGCCTCCTCGAGGATACTctcggatgatgataatgccTACACATCTTGTGCCTATTTCGATCTCAAACCACCCACGACTGTGCATTGCTATGTGAGCATTGGAGGAGAGTTCGTGATTCCGGATAAGCCAGTGATGAAAAGTGTTGCAATAGATCTGGCCTTTCTGCAGCTTATTCCATCAAACGTTCGCTCGGTCATCAGCAGTATCCGAGAGTTGCCGGATACGAAGACAAAGTGCGCCTACGATAGAATGTTTTCCAATGGAAAAACACTACGCCAACAGCTACAGGATGCCATCGGGTTACAAAAGTATACTACCGGAAATGCAACTCCGGAATCACGGCTCTATTTCATTGAAGCACTACCAACTTGTGGGATACAGCTGGATGCACTTGCTGCAGCATTTGCCACCGACGAAAGCGCGTCCGCTCCCCTAGGATTGCTCATTGTCCGGCAAGGATCGCTGGAAGGTATTAACAGATACATCAAGAAAAACTGCGTCGAACGTGAAGAAGATGTAACATCGAGTACCTGGGTGCTCATAAGCGACGTGGTTCCGTTTGAAGCCCCCTTTCCGACGCACGCTACCGTACACGAGGTTGCGTATTTGCAGGATTATGGGTTGGTTTTCTGGCTGCGAAGCAAAGGGGATCGAAAAACGGCGATCCTACAGCATTTCACAGTCGGTCCACTCCGCGAGCTAGACGTTGTACCGCCAGCGAACGGCTGGTTCAATGTACTCACTGCAAACGAAACTAGCGGGTGCACTACATACCTACGAAGTCTCCAGAGCACCTCTCAACGAACCGATTTCTTCCGTGCGATTGCGCATTGGGATGCTAGCGAGGCAATCGATCTTCTGCtacaacgaacgaatgcaCATGCCGAGAAGGATCATTTTGATGATAAATTATGCGCCCTATTCGGTGCTACTGCCGAAGATGAACGGTTCGCGGTACGAAATGgtcaattgctgctgctcatagATCATGCTACAGAGGATTGCTGCTCGCGCGCCATGATAGAGTCATTGATCAAGTGGTTAAATATTGTCGATCACGCCACTAGCCGCCGTTTGACCGTATGGATCGTAGGAGACGATCAGCTTTGGGAAGCAATCGTAACACACTCTAACCATACGCCTATACGGCACTCAATGCCTTCACTAAATGAACAAGAACAGCGCGAATGCTTATCGACGCTGCTACAAACGGAGTGCATCACCGATGTAGATTCGATGCTAAGATATGCTACCGAAAGCAACTGCAGACAGTATGGTGAAAGGCTACGGGGAAACGTGTTCTTCCTCGCTGCACTTGCAGAAGCATTCGAACACACTAAGAGCCTACAACCTGCGTCCTGTTCTTGGATCGAGCTCATGGAACGTTTCATTTGGAACcacctagcagcagcagccgacagCGAGCGATTGATTGACCTCGAGAAACAATGTTTTAGAAAGGTTGCTGGTAACATTGACCGAACTAGCCCAATTGACGTTGATAGGAGATTTTATAAGCACCAGACACTCCTTCAATTTTTAGCCACATGCTATCTATACCGTCATCCGGAAAAGATCGACGTGGTAGCGTATCATGCGGTAGATAAAGATATGTTCGATCAGCTCCTCTTCCGCCATAGTGCGCTAGCCCTCGCAGTACTTCGTCAAGATATAGAGCAGGTTCGCAATATGGTGGATCAAGGATTCCCCGATTCCCTGCTTTCGCACACCGATCATCTTCAGCGCAATCTATTACACATCATACGGGAGTCGGTAGAAATAGCCGATTTGCTGCTGAATACCAATGCGTTTGAACTGGAACAACGCTGTCCACAGCTGAACAATTGGACACCGCTAGAAATGATGGATGATCGAGAGGATTGGCCAATCGTCGACCGATTTCTAGCCAAGGGAGCATCAGTCAGTGCGACAAATACTCTCAAACTGCAGACAATGCCACCATCACGATTGAGCGAAGTGTTCAACGTCTGCATTAGTAACAACTGTGTAGCGCTCATGGAGTGGATTTTGCAGAATCGACCCGACTACCAGATCAGCCAGTATGATTTGTATTGTCTCTCGGTGTATCAGGAGTTCGATCGCAATCTAACCATGCGGTTGCTGACACTGGCCAAGGAGCAGCGTTTGCCGGAACGCGAACCAATACCCTACCGGTTCATCTGGGACAACTCTGCACTCGATAATGCTGTGGGCGATTGGCGATACGAACTGGCAGCCTATCTGGTAGAACATCTTGCTTTCGAACCGACCGAGGAGTTCCGCAGACTAGAAGCAGCCACCTCGGCCGAGATGAAAGGCGAAGAGGCCTATGAACTGCTCAACCAACTTTACGATCGAGGCTTGCTATGCGAAATGTATCGTTTAATTGAAGAAAAACAGCTTGATTCAACCAACCTCTTCATTCGAGTCGCCTCTAGGGGTGATCTGGCTGTAGTTCAAActctttttgaaaatttcgGGCTCGCCAAACGGCTTTTagacgacgagaacgatcATGGCCAGCGTGCTCTCGTCGAAGCGCAGCAAAACGACCACCAGGAGGTTGTTAGATACTTGAAAGAAGTTTGTGGAGTTATTCTGGACGCTACGGAAGAGCGCAATCATCAAttagatgctgctgcggaagaTTTCGAATCCATCATGGCTTTAGGTCTAGAAGAACTCAGGCAATGCAGAAACGATTATACTCAGCGATTCGAATATGGTGAGTCCTTTTTGCACTATTACATCCGGAACAATGATGCACCGGATGAGGCCGTATTCCGTTATCTTCTTTCTCGGTATGATACCGTTGACATTCGGTGCCAAGGTGAAACGGTATTGCATACCGCGCTGCTATGTGGTAATGAGCTGTGCGTTCGACTTCTCATCGAGCAAGGTTCCGATGTATAcgcaacaaaagaaaaagagcagCTTACTTCGTTACATTTCGCTGCTATGAGCGGTAAGCAGCCGCTGATTGATCAATTGATCGTGCGCTATGGTTTCGACGTGAATGTCCGCGATCAGAAGGGGAGAACCATCGCTTTCTATCTACCGACATGTCATCGACTCTTTCGGCATCTGATCGATCGTCACAAGCTGGATGTGTTCCGGTCCGATTACGAGGGGTTTACGATGTTACACGATTCGGTGCTAAGCGATAGCTACTTTGCAATGTTGAAAGTGGAGTTTGTGCTACGGGAACTGCGGTTTCCCCAAACACTCACCGATTCGAATGGACGATTAGCATTACACTGTGCCGTTCAAAAGGGTTCGCCTTCGATGGTCGCGTTGCTACTGAAATACCGATCGGACCTTTTCCACGTGCCAGACAACGATGGAATGTCAGCCATGCAACTAGCTCAATCGATGAATCTGCAGCACGTGACGCGATTGTTTCAAAGTCTGCAAAGCCTGTAA